In the Styela clava chromosome 8, kaStyClav1.hap1.2, whole genome shotgun sequence genome, one interval contains:
- the LOC120325921 gene encoding uncharacterized protein LOC120325921, with protein MKIMDGSENDGSDSKVEKQSAKISNLQSKVENQSNEIKQLKEDLAKVQDMNNKLTEDNENMKKAITRIEHKIAASETPQRVPNKFRQITRPTTTLKPNSENCKLQVGNTCYFAVIFVKDDVYYGKALDICKKRNASVGLTRDEESYNAIVNYLRKNIPKGRTWILIWTGIHIDPMTRDVTPTDSFTKWSPGYPSAGIDNEDYTNVYLAVDFNPNNRYQGIRNGVPTRQSNGVLCEILI; from the exons atgaaaataatggaTGGCTCTGAAAATGACG gAAGTGACAGCAAAGTTGAAAAACAATCTGCAAAAATTAGCAATCTTCAGAGTAAAGTTGAAAATCAGTCTAATGAAATTAAACAATTGAAGGAAG atttGGCTAAAGTACAAGACATGAATAATAAGTTGACAGAAGACAacgaaaatatgaaaaaag caATCACACGGATTGAACATAAAATTGCTGCGTCGGAAACGCCTCAGCGAGTTCCAAACAAATTCAGACAGATCACCAGACCAACAACAACATTGAAACCAAATTCAG AAAACTGCAAATTACAGGTTGGAAATACCTGTTATTTCGCTGTGATATTTGTTAAAGATGACGTCTACTATGGCAAGGCACTAGATATTTGTAAGAAACGCAACGCGAGTGTTGGTTTAACACGGGATGAAGAATCTTACAATGCGATTGTGAATTACTTGAGAAAGAATATTCCAAAAGGAAGAACTTGGATTCTCATATGGACCGGAATCCACATTGATCCAATG ACTCGTGACGTCACACCTACAGATTCATTCACTAAATGGAGTCCAGGTTATCCATCCGCAGGAATTGATAATGAAGATTATACAAATGTATACCTTGCGGTTGATTTTAACCCGAATAATCGATATCAAGGAATAAGAAATGGTGTTCCTACCCGACAGAGCAATGGAGTTCTTTGTGAGATCCTGATCTGA